The Xanthomonas indica genome has a segment encoding these proteins:
- a CDS encoding I78 family peptidase inhibitor: MSTPLSSRASTRVGLLGTACLALALAACGAPPPDEQEQVTAKAQAAAQQAAAPDPANAPDAPPVGTCDASQAQGLVGQAAEQALLDQARSDTGAKSVRVLKPNQAVTMEFNGERLNIEVDEKNQITGVRCG; encoded by the coding sequence ATGAGCACACCCCTTTCCTCCCGTGCGTCCACGCGTGTCGGCCTGCTCGGCACGGCCTGCCTGGCGCTGGCCCTGGCCGCCTGCGGCGCGCCGCCGCCGGACGAGCAGGAACAGGTGACCGCCAAGGCCCAGGCCGCCGCGCAGCAGGCCGCCGCGCCGGACCCGGCCAATGCCCCGGACGCGCCGCCGGTCGGAACCTGCGATGCCTCGCAGGCACAGGGGCTGGTCGGCCAGGCTGCCGAACAGGCGCTGCTGGACCAGGCGCGCAGCGACACCGGCGCCAAGAGCGTGCGCGTGCTCAAGCCGAACCAGGCGGTGACCATGGAGTTCAACGGCGAACGGCTCAATATCGAGGTCGACGAGAAGAACCAGATCACCGGCGTGCGCTGCGGCTAA
- a CDS encoding DUF3606 domain-containing protein produces MSDDPRNTGSPDRDRINLHEDYEVRYWTQALGVSADELRAAVQAVGSSAAAVRAHLHK; encoded by the coding sequence ATGAGCGACGATCCCCGCAACACCGGTTCGCCCGACCGCGACCGCATCAACCTCCACGAAGACTACGAAGTGCGCTACTGGACGCAGGCGCTGGGCGTGTCCGCCGACGAGTTGCGCGCCGCGGTGCAGGCCGTGGGTAGCAGTGCCGCGGCGGTCCGCGCGCACCTGCACAAGTGA
- a CDS encoding SDR family oxidoreductase, with amino-acid sequence MASRKRPAATPSAPSKRSSAASSSSAKTAQQQRALQRAVDAGDAKPKPKRAKPGDAGQAGPRKQPQRMPKQHLAKPGNEHELALQPRFEAPEYVGSGKLRGMSAIVTGADSGIGRAVAVLFAREGADVAVLYLDEHEDAQVTRQHVENEGRRCITIAGDVKDPAFCEDAVAQTVRAFGGLDVLVNNAAFQLHCDALEDLSEEHLQETLQTNIAGYFHMARAALPHLKRGAAIVNSGSETGLFGSKSLLDYSATKGAIHAFTMALASQLQPRGIRVNAVAPGPVWTPLNPADKPAEDVAEFGKQNPMGRPAQPEELSPAYVFLASPITASYINGAILPVMGGPTG; translated from the coding sequence ATGGCCTCCCGTAAGCGTCCTGCCGCCACCCCGTCCGCCCCGTCCAAGCGCAGCAGCGCCGCATCCTCGTCCAGCGCCAAGACCGCGCAGCAGCAGCGCGCGCTGCAGCGTGCGGTCGATGCCGGCGACGCCAAGCCCAAGCCCAAGCGCGCCAAGCCGGGCGACGCCGGGCAGGCCGGGCCGCGCAAGCAGCCGCAACGCATGCCCAAGCAGCACCTGGCCAAGCCGGGCAACGAGCACGAACTGGCGCTGCAGCCGCGTTTCGAGGCGCCGGAGTACGTGGGCAGCGGCAAGCTGCGCGGCATGAGCGCGATCGTGACCGGTGCCGACTCGGGCATCGGCCGCGCAGTGGCGGTGCTGTTCGCGCGCGAGGGCGCAGATGTGGCGGTGCTGTACCTGGACGAACACGAGGATGCGCAGGTCACCCGCCAGCACGTCGAGAACGAAGGCCGCCGCTGCATCACCATCGCCGGCGACGTGAAGGATCCGGCGTTCTGCGAGGACGCGGTGGCGCAGACCGTGCGCGCCTTCGGCGGGCTCGACGTGCTGGTCAACAACGCCGCCTTCCAGTTGCATTGCGATGCGCTGGAGGACCTGAGCGAGGAACATCTGCAGGAGACGCTGCAGACCAACATCGCCGGCTATTTCCATATGGCGCGCGCGGCGCTGCCGCATCTCAAGCGCGGCGCGGCGATCGTCAACAGCGGCTCGGAAACCGGGTTGTTCGGCAGCAAGTCGCTGCTGGACTATTCGGCGACCAAGGGCGCGATCCATGCCTTCACCATGGCCCTGGCCAGCCAGTTGCAGCCGCGCGGCATCCGCGTCAACGCGGTCGCCCCGGGGCCGGTGTGGACGCCGCTCAATCCGGCCGACAAGCCCGCCGAGGATGTGGCCGAGTTCGGCAAGCAGAACCCGATGGGGCGCCCGGCGCAGCCGGAGGAACTGTCGCCGGCCTATGTGTTCCTGGCGTCGCCGATTACTGCCAGCTACATCAATGGCGCGATCCTGCCGGTGATGGGTGGGCCGACGGGGTAG
- a CDS encoding DNA topoisomerase IB → MSNPSRSTAAAEAARARQSRQAASSAGLVYVSDQEPGIVRRRAGKGFGYRMPDGSAVRDAATLQRIRQLAIPPAYTEVWICTRDNGHLQATGRDARRRKQYRYHADWAQVRGDGKFERIVAFGQALPRLRRRLRRDMALPGYPRDKVLAMVVALMAETLVRVGNAEYARSNRSYGLTTLRNRHLAFVKGGRARLQFRGKGGQEHDIEVDDVHLVKLIRGCQQLPGQALFQYRDDDGQLQPVDSGEVNDYLREAMGDSFTAKDFRTWGGTRAALQRLAALPLPDTGGERALAQAQNAVIREVSEALGNTPAVCRKAYIDPCVFDGWRCGRLHGLCEGVRGERQWDLITLKYLGRARTAARKAAKATGRTAAKAPPLRKVARATRKGAAASAQGSGHRGKRKAAPGARKRA, encoded by the coding sequence ATGTCCAACCCGTCCCGTTCCACCGCCGCGGCCGAGGCGGCGCGTGCCCGGCAGTCCCGCCAGGCCGCCAGCAGCGCGGGCCTGGTCTACGTCAGCGACCAGGAGCCAGGCATCGTCCGTCGCCGTGCCGGCAAGGGCTTCGGCTATCGCATGCCCGACGGCAGTGCGGTGCGCGACGCCGCCACCCTGCAGCGCATCCGCCAGCTGGCGATCCCGCCGGCCTATACCGAGGTGTGGATCTGCACGCGCGACAACGGTCACCTGCAGGCCACCGGCCGCGACGCGCGCCGGCGCAAGCAATACCGCTACCACGCCGACTGGGCGCAGGTGCGCGGCGACGGCAAGTTCGAGCGCATCGTCGCCTTCGGCCAGGCCTTGCCACGGCTGCGTCGGCGCCTGCGCCGCGACATGGCGCTGCCCGGCTACCCACGCGACAAGGTGTTGGCGATGGTGGTGGCGCTGATGGCCGAGACCCTGGTGCGCGTGGGCAACGCCGAATACGCGCGCAGCAACCGCTCCTATGGCCTGACCACGCTGCGCAACCGCCACCTGGCTTTCGTCAAGGGCGGCCGCGCGCGGCTGCAGTTCCGCGGCAAGGGCGGCCAGGAGCACGACATCGAGGTCGACGACGTGCACCTGGTCAAGCTGATCCGCGGCTGCCAGCAACTGCCCGGGCAGGCCCTGTTCCAGTACCGCGACGACGACGGCCAGCTGCAGCCGGTGGATTCGGGCGAGGTCAACGACTACCTGCGCGAGGCGATGGGCGACAGCTTCACCGCCAAGGACTTCCGCACCTGGGGCGGCACCCGCGCCGCGCTGCAGCGGCTGGCCGCGCTGCCGCTGCCGGACACGGGCGGCGAGCGCGCGCTGGCGCAGGCGCAGAACGCGGTGATCCGGGAAGTGTCCGAGGCGCTGGGCAATACCCCGGCGGTGTGCCGCAAGGCCTATATCGATCCGTGCGTGTTCGACGGCTGGCGCTGCGGTCGCCTGCACGGGCTGTGCGAGGGCGTGCGCGGCGAGCGGCAGTGGGATCTGATCACACTGAAGTATCTGGGGCGGGCACGCACCGCGGCACGCAAGGCGGCCAAGGCTACCGGCCGCACCGCGGCGAAGGCGCCGCCGCTGCGCAAGGTTGCTCGGGCCACGCGCAAGGGCGCGGCGGCGAGCGCGCAGGGCAGCGGTCATCGCGGCAAGCGCAAGGCCGCGCCCGGGGCCCGCAAGCGCGCTTGA
- a CDS encoding TonB-dependent receptor plug domain-containing protein, which translates to MRPGTPSVLSAALGACLAASAAHAAEAATSADPGTTPTTLSALDVVASPHAAAVAPTQVVGPNRYVINAGDMDADLAGSNGLARLKTVPGASYTATDGLGLDVSATSLFVRGFRMNEMGITFEGVPLNDSGFLSLTGNSVVNVGVPDAIGSITVSPGAAPVSVFSSSANGGALEYRLGEPKDTPGLRLKQGVGSDATRVTTVSAQSGQLGDTGPKVQVDLQRLGADKYQGGGTQRFLRGDLKATQDVAWGTFTMFLSASHAAMWGYNNLSFDMLDKLGWHADSVYPDYAKAYAVALPQNAGASCGAYSCGVLAGLLPYDTGQVTDDRIASLAHDFHVSDALSGRVQVYSARSRTHATLSDPTTPSPNGAPFSEQVQVPHLQRSGALLTLTYLLGRHTLSAGLWDERSTADAATFWYTEPLLGQGAPLRTIGPWDTYGPAFKTDNASHWTTRARQAYVHDDIALSDTLVLGVGAKAVDFRTRGGGVGDAPDRPASGTLRARRAFLPHLSLFWSPTTQTDGFIDLGSTMNGFRVAQRGNIGYTASAWTVPDQATFDRLARHLQPEQDWNLTVGGTHRLDRATVTADVFYGDIRHRLLSAAVGTQFAQVNTVQVMPKMHTFGADLGVTADLTPHLQFYQGVALARSVYDRDVVVDGSVYPTQGKAQPGYPQLSLVSDLSAHLRHWRLGATSTEYLHQPFTYENDLRVPAFWQVNAYTAYTLGPDSPLPGLELRLDVSNLLDRHNIGTANIAGSAFAGDYQTLQRSAPRQLLFSTSLAF; encoded by the coding sequence ATTCGGCCCGGCACGCCGTCGGTGCTGTCCGCGGCGCTGGGCGCCTGCCTCGCCGCGTCGGCGGCGCATGCCGCAGAGGCGGCCACCAGCGCCGATCCCGGCACCACCCCCACCACGCTGTCCGCGCTGGACGTGGTGGCCTCGCCGCATGCGGCCGCGGTGGCGCCCACCCAGGTGGTGGGCCCGAACCGCTATGTCATCAATGCCGGCGACATGGACGCCGACCTCGCCGGCAGCAACGGCCTGGCGCGGCTGAAGACCGTGCCAGGCGCCAGCTATACCGCCACCGATGGCCTGGGCCTGGACGTCTCCGCCACCAGCCTGTTCGTGCGCGGGTTCCGCATGAACGAAATGGGCATCACCTTCGAAGGCGTGCCGTTGAACGACAGCGGTTTTCTGTCGCTGACCGGGAACAGCGTGGTCAACGTCGGCGTGCCGGATGCCATCGGCTCCATCACCGTCAGCCCCGGTGCGGCGCCGGTGAGCGTGTTCTCCAGCAGCGCCAACGGCGGCGCGCTGGAGTATCGCCTGGGCGAACCGAAGGACACGCCCGGCCTGCGCCTCAAGCAGGGGGTGGGCAGCGACGCGACCCGGGTCACCACGGTCTCGGCGCAGAGCGGGCAACTCGGCGATACCGGCCCGAAGGTGCAGGTCGACCTGCAACGGCTGGGCGCGGACAAATACCAGGGCGGCGGCACCCAACGCTTCCTGCGCGGCGACCTGAAGGCGACGCAGGACGTGGCCTGGGGCACGTTCACCATGTTCCTGTCCGCCAGCCACGCGGCGATGTGGGGCTACAACAACCTGTCCTTCGACATGCTCGACAAGCTCGGTTGGCACGCCGACAGCGTCTATCCCGACTACGCCAAGGCCTATGCGGTCGCCCTGCCGCAGAACGCCGGCGCGTCCTGTGGCGCCTATAGCTGCGGCGTCCTGGCCGGGCTGCTGCCGTACGACACCGGCCAGGTCACCGACGACCGCATCGCCTCGCTCGCGCACGACTTCCATGTCTCCGACGCGCTCAGCGGGCGCGTGCAGGTCTACAGCGCGCGCAGCCGCACCCACGCCACGCTGAGCGATCCGACCACGCCTTCGCCCAATGGCGCGCCGTTCTCCGAGCAGGTGCAGGTGCCGCACCTGCAGCGCAGCGGCGCCCTGCTCACCCTGACCTACCTGCTCGGCCGCCACACCCTCAGCGCCGGCCTCTGGGACGAGCGCTCCACCGCCGACGCGGCGACGTTCTGGTACACCGAGCCGCTGCTGGGGCAAGGCGCGCCGCTGCGCACCATCGGGCCGTGGGACACGTACGGCCCGGCGTTCAAGACCGACAACGCCTCGCACTGGACCACCCGCGCGCGCCAGGCGTACGTGCACGACGACATCGCACTGAGCGACACGCTGGTGCTGGGCGTGGGCGCCAAGGCAGTGGATTTCCGCACCCGCGGTGGCGGTGTCGGCGATGCACCGGACCGGCCTGCGTCCGGCACGCTGCGCGCCAGGCGCGCGTTCCTGCCGCACCTGTCGCTGTTCTGGAGCCCGACCACGCAGACCGATGGCTTCATCGACCTGGGCAGCACCATGAACGGCTTCCGCGTCGCCCAGCGCGGCAACATCGGCTATACCGCCTCGGCCTGGACCGTCCCCGACCAGGCCACGTTCGACCGTCTCGCCCGCCACCTGCAGCCGGAGCAGGACTGGAACCTTACCGTCGGCGGCACCCATCGCCTCGACCGCGCCACCGTCACCGCGGACGTGTTCTACGGCGACATCCGCCACCGCCTGCTGTCCGCCGCGGTCGGCACCCAGTTCGCGCAGGTCAACACGGTGCAGGTGATGCCGAAGATGCACACGTTCGGCGCCGACCTGGGCGTGACCGCCGACTTGACGCCGCACCTGCAGTTCTACCAGGGCGTGGCATTGGCGCGCTCGGTGTACGACCGCGATGTCGTCGTCGACGGCAGCGTCTACCCGACCCAGGGCAAGGCGCAGCCAGGCTATCCGCAACTGTCGCTGGTCAGCGACCTGTCGGCGCACCTGCGCCACTGGCGTCTCGGTGCCACCAGCACCGAGTACCTGCATCAACCCTTCACCTACGAGAACGACCTGCGCGTGCCGGCGTTCTGGCAGGTCAACGCGTATACGGCCTACACGCTGGGCCCCGACAGCCCGCTGCCCGGCCTGGAGCTGCGCCTGGACGTGAGCAACCTGCTCGATCGCCACAACATCGGCACCGCCAACATCGCCGGCTCGGCATTCGCCGGCGACTACCAGACGCTGCAGCGCAGCGCGCCGCGGCAACTGCTGTTCAGTACGTCCCTGGCGTTCTGA
- a CDS encoding BlaI/MecI/CopY family transcriptional regulator, translated as MRRKSIGDQELALLQYIAEHGDASVGEVAAGFGEARGLARSTVLTMMERLRAKAYLRRRQVQGVYRYAATSGQDDVVRSAVGSFVEKTLQGSVSPFVAWMSQRAEVSDTELAELEALVAKLQSQRRED; from the coding sequence ATGCGCCGCAAATCGATCGGGGACCAGGAACTGGCCCTGCTGCAGTACATCGCCGAGCACGGCGATGCCAGCGTCGGCGAGGTCGCCGCCGGGTTCGGCGAGGCCCGCGGGCTGGCGCGCTCGACGGTGCTGACCATGATGGAGCGGCTGCGCGCCAAGGCCTATCTGCGCCGCCGCCAGGTGCAGGGGGTGTACCGCTACGCCGCCACCAGCGGCCAGGACGACGTGGTGCGCAGTGCGGTCGGCAGCTTCGTCGAGAAGACCCTGCAGGGTTCGGTGTCGCCGTTCGTGGCGTGGATGTCGCAGCGCGCCGAGGTCAGCGACACGGAACTGGCCGAACTGGAGGCCCTCGTGGCCAAACTGCAATCGCAACGGCGAGAGGACTGA
- the ligD gene encoding DNA ligase D, translated as MSLADYRRKRRFDKTREPEPGKPVPAGQRPIFVVQLHHASRRHYDFRLQVGDALKSWAVPKGPSYDPKVKRMAVEVEDHPLDYATFEGEIPQGEYGGGHVAQFDHGVWSSAHDPEAQLAKGHLRFELFGDKLKGGWHLVRSGKPARQPQWLLFKEDDAFASDLEADDLLADVTAAPAQDVKRAGAGKPDKRKATVVAAPVRKGRRTNWAKLAQALPAAVPAAAPDGPFAAQLARLGDAPPQGEHWIHEIKWDGYRILATVADGVVRLWSRNAIEWTDKIPEIRDAIAALGLRSAALDGELIAGKGTKEDFNLLQAVLSGERQGKLALALFDLLHLDGIDIAAAPLSERKALLQRLLQGADAHLAFSSHIDGDGDAAFQLAGAQHFEGIVSKRADRGYHGGRSDDWRKTKQLRSEEFAVVGYTAPKGSRSGFGSLLLARPDAEHGWLYVGRVGSGFSDALLREVTALIGKAGSATPSVHVPTTETDLRSARWFAPRFVVEVFYRGIGGQQLLRQASLKAVRPDKDIADLGDRDAPAPRAAAARATPPARKAKTGKTAKATKATKAAKAVGAKAASAKRGAAAVDSARTPPPLSSPGRVVFPDIGATKREVWDYYNAVMDHLLPEIAGRPLSIIRCPAGAERACFFQKHHTAGLELVSSVRLKEESGIQAEYLVVEDAAGLLELVQFNALEFHPWGAHAQRPDVADRVVFDLDPGPDVPFAEVKRAATDIRKLLAQLELESFLRVSGGKGLHVVVPLAPGCDWDLTKRFAHGFADALAQSQPERFLATASKRLRNQRIFVDYLRNGRGATAVASYSLRARAGAPVAMPLAWSDLPKLHRADAFKLRDVPGKLKRRRKDPWAGIDALKQNLARWAKAEK; from the coding sequence ATGAGCCTCGCCGACTACCGCCGCAAACGCCGCTTCGACAAGACCCGCGAACCGGAGCCGGGCAAGCCGGTGCCGGCGGGGCAGCGGCCGATCTTCGTCGTGCAGCTGCATCACGCCAGCCGCCGCCATTACGATTTCCGCCTGCAGGTCGGCGATGCGCTGAAGAGCTGGGCAGTGCCCAAGGGGCCGAGCTACGACCCCAAGGTCAAGCGGATGGCGGTGGAAGTGGAAGACCATCCACTGGACTACGCCACGTTCGAGGGCGAGATCCCCCAGGGCGAATACGGCGGCGGCCACGTCGCCCAGTTCGATCACGGCGTGTGGAGCAGCGCGCACGACCCGGAAGCGCAACTGGCCAAGGGCCATCTGCGCTTCGAGTTGTTCGGCGACAAGCTCAAGGGCGGCTGGCATCTGGTGCGCTCGGGCAAGCCGGCGCGGCAGCCGCAGTGGCTGCTGTTCAAGGAGGACGACGCCTTCGCCAGCGATCTGGAAGCGGACGACCTGCTAGCCGATGTCACCGCGGCGCCGGCGCAGGACGTCAAGCGCGCCGGCGCCGGCAAACCCGACAAACGCAAGGCCACGGTCGTCGCCGCACCGGTCCGCAAGGGCCGCCGCACGAACTGGGCCAAGCTCGCCCAGGCGCTGCCGGCGGCTGTGCCGGCCGCCGCACCGGACGGGCCCTTCGCCGCGCAACTCGCCCGGCTCGGCGACGCGCCGCCGCAGGGCGAACACTGGATCCACGAGATCAAGTGGGACGGCTACCGGATCCTGGCCACCGTCGCCGATGGCGTGGTGCGGTTGTGGTCGCGCAATGCGATCGAGTGGACCGACAAGATTCCCGAGATCCGCGACGCCATCGCCGCACTGGGCCTGCGTTCGGCGGCGCTGGACGGCGAACTGATCGCCGGCAAGGGGACCAAGGAGGACTTCAACCTGCTGCAGGCGGTGCTGTCCGGCGAGCGCCAGGGCAAGCTGGCGCTCGCCCTGTTCGACCTGTTGCACCTGGACGGGATCGACATCGCCGCCGCCCCGCTGTCCGAGCGCAAGGCATTGCTGCAGCGGCTGCTGCAGGGCGCCGATGCGCACCTGGCCTTCAGTTCGCACATCGACGGCGATGGCGACGCGGCGTTCCAGCTCGCCGGCGCGCAGCACTTCGAAGGCATCGTCTCCAAGCGCGCCGACCGCGGCTACCACGGCGGCCGCAGTGACGACTGGCGCAAGACCAAGCAACTGCGCTCGGAGGAATTCGCGGTGGTCGGCTACACCGCGCCCAAGGGCAGCCGCAGCGGCTTCGGCTCGCTGCTGCTGGCGCGGCCGGATGCCGAGCACGGCTGGCTGTACGTGGGACGCGTGGGCTCCGGCTTCTCCGACGCCTTGCTGCGCGAGGTGACCGCACTGATCGGCAAGGCCGGCAGCGCCACGCCCAGCGTGCACGTGCCGACCACCGAGACCGACCTGCGCAGCGCGCGCTGGTTCGCGCCGCGCTTCGTGGTGGAAGTGTTCTACCGCGGCATCGGCGGGCAACAATTGCTGCGCCAGGCCTCGCTGAAGGCGGTGCGCCCGGACAAGGACATCGCCGACCTGGGCGATCGCGACGCACCGGCGCCGCGCGCGGCGGCCGCGCGCGCAACACCGCCGGCCAGGAAGGCCAAGACGGGCAAAACGGCCAAGGCGACCAAGGCGACCAAGGCAGCAAAGGCGGTCGGCGCGAAGGCCGCCAGCGCCAAACGCGGCGCCGCAGCGGTCGACAGCGCGCGCACGCCGCCGCCGCTGTCCAGCCCGGGCCGGGTCGTGTTCCCCGACATCGGCGCGACCAAGCGCGAGGTCTGGGACTACTACAACGCGGTGATGGACCACCTGCTGCCGGAGATTGCCGGACGCCCGCTGTCGATCATCCGCTGCCCGGCCGGCGCCGAACGCGCGTGCTTCTTCCAGAAGCACCACACCGCCGGGCTGGAGCTGGTGTCGTCGGTGCGCTTGAAGGAGGAGAGCGGCATCCAGGCCGAGTATCTGGTGGTCGAGGATGCGGCCGGGCTGCTGGAACTGGTGCAGTTCAACGCCTTGGAGTTCCACCCCTGGGGCGCGCATGCGCAGCGCCCGGACGTGGCCGACCGCGTGGTGTTCGACCTGGACCCGGGGCCGGACGTGCCGTTCGCCGAGGTCAAGCGCGCGGCCACCGACATCCGCAAGCTGCTCGCCCAACTGGAGCTGGAGTCGTTCCTGCGCGTGTCCGGCGGCAAGGGCCTGCACGTGGTGGTGCCGCTGGCGCCGGGCTGCGACTGGGACCTGACCAAGCGCTTCGCCCATGGTTTCGCCGACGCCCTGGCGCAGTCGCAACCCGAGCGCTTCCTCGCCACCGCCAGCAAGCGCCTGCGCAACCAGCGCATCTTCGTCGACTACCTGCGCAACGGCCGCGGCGCCACCGCGGTGGCCTCGTACTCGCTACGCGCGCGCGCCGGCGCGCCGGTGGCGATGCCGCTGGCCTGGAGCGACCTGCCCAAGCTGCACCGCGCCGACGCCTTCAAACTGCGCGACGTGCCGGGCAAGCTGAAACGGCGACGCAAGGATCCCTGGGCCGGGATCGACGCGTTGAAGCAGAACCTTGCGCGCTGGGCCAAAGCGGAGAAGTGA